One genomic window of Clostridioides sp. ES-S-0054-01 includes the following:
- a CDS encoding N-acetylneuraminate lyase — protein sequence MKGIYSALLVSFDKEGNINEKGLRQIIRHNIDICKVDGLYVGGSTGENFMLSTDEKKRIFEIAKDEVKEEIKLIAQVGSVNLKEAVELAKFTTDLGYDAISAVTPFYYKFDFEEIKHYYNTIINSVDNRLIIYSIPFLTGVDMSLDQFGELFENEKIIGVKFTAADFYLLERMRKTFPNKLIFAGFDEMMLPATVLGVDGAIGSTFNVNGIRARQIFELTKNEKISEALEVQHVTNDLITDILGNGLYQTIKLLLEEQGVEAGYCRQPMKEATDEMKSRAKEIYRKYF from the coding sequence ATGAAGGGAATTTATTCAGCATTATTAGTTTCATTTGATAAGGAAGGAAATATAAATGAAAAAGGGTTAAGACAAATAATTAGACATAATATAGATATTTGTAAAGTAGATGGTCTTTATGTAGGAGGTAGTACAGGAGAAAACTTCATGCTTTCAACTGATGAGAAGAAAAGAATCTTTGAAATAGCTAAGGATGAAGTGAAAGAAGAAATAAAATTAATAGCTCAAGTTGGTTCAGTTAATTTAAAAGAAGCAGTAGAACTTGCTAAATTTACAACTGATTTAGGATATGATGCTATAAGTGCTGTTACACCTTTTTACTATAAATTTGATTTTGAAGAAATAAAACACTATTACAACACAATAATAAATTCTGTAGATAATAGATTAATAATATACTCTATACCATTTTTAACTGGTGTTGACATGAGTTTAGACCAGTTTGGTGAATTATTTGAAAATGAAAAAATAATAGGTGTTAAGTTTACAGCAGCAGATTTCTATTTATTAGAAAGAATGAGAAAAACATTCCCAAATAAATTAATATTTGCAGGATTTGATGAAATGATGCTACCAGCTACAGTTTTAGGTGTAGACGGAGCAATTGGTTCTACATTTAATGTAAACGGTATCAGAGCTAGACAAATATTTGAATTAACTAAAAATGAAAAAATATCAGAAGCACTTGAAGTACAACATGTGACTAATGATTTAATAACAGATATATTAGGAAATGGTTTATATCAAACAATTAAATTACTACTTGAAGAACAAGGTGTCGAAGCTGGATACTGTAGACAACCTATGAAAGAAGCAACTGATGAAATGAAATCAAGAGCAAAAGAAATATACAGAAAGTATTTTTAA
- a CDS encoding N-acetylmannosamine-6-phosphate 2-epimerase, whose protein sequence is MLDKVKGRLIVSCQALENEPLHSPFIMGRMAKAAMEGGAVGIRAQGVEDIIEIKKVTGLPVIGIIKINYEDSDIYITPTKKEVDELLTTGCEMIALDATNRVRPNNEDLKEIIKYIKENGVLVMADISNYDEAIKAQEYGVDCVSTTLSGYTPYTKTLEGPDFVLMERLVKDLEIPVIAEGKVNTPQDLKKVFELGVHSSVVGSAITRPQLITEKFVKAIESN, encoded by the coding sequence ATGCTAGATAAGGTAAAGGGAAGATTAATAGTATCATGCCAAGCTTTAGAAAATGAACCTCTTCATAGCCCTTTTATAATGGGTAGAATGGCTAAGGCTGCTATGGAAGGTGGAGCTGTTGGAATTAGAGCTCAAGGAGTTGAAGATATTATTGAGATAAAAAAAGTTACCGGACTTCCTGTTATAGGTATTATAAAGATAAATTATGAAGATTCAGATATATATATAACACCAACTAAAAAAGAAGTTGATGAGCTTTTGACAACAGGATGTGAAATGATAGCTTTAGATGCTACTAATAGAGTTAGACCAAATAATGAAGATTTAAAAGAAATTATAAAGTATATAAAAGAAAATGGTGTTCTAGTAATGGCAGATATTTCAAATTATGATGAAGCTATTAAAGCACAAGAATACGGTGTAGATTGCGTTTCAACTACACTATCTGGGTATACTCCATATACGAAAACATTAGAAGGTCCAGACTTTGTATTAATGGAAAGATTAGTTAAAGATTTAGAAATACCTGTAATAGCAGAAGGAAAGGTAAACACTCCTCAAGATTTAAAAAAGGTTTTTGAACTGGGAGTTCATTCATCAGTTGTAGGTTCAGCAATAACAAGACCACAATTAATAACAGAAAAATTTGTTAAAGCAATTGAAAGTAATTAA
- a CDS encoding zinc ribbon domain-containing protein translates to MENNNNTVDDKFSKVKKSFGNGKFKVELYKEKSKLNREIDDIQEKKAKIFLEMGILTYQKIREDSIDDESFDKLCDELLELDKIIYEKNMEINEIETAESNVICECGYVGGINDKYCAECGKKFELDNEYDDFIVCGYCESEIDSESEFCPCCGRKIIMDLE, encoded by the coding sequence ATGGAAAATAATAATAATACAGTAGATGATAAATTTTCTAAAGTTAAGAAAAGCTTTGGTAATGGAAAATTTAAAGTTGAATTATATAAAGAGAAATCCAAGTTAAATAGAGAGATTGATGATATTCAAGAAAAGAAAGCTAAGATATTCTTGGAAATGGGAATATTAACATATCAAAAAATTAGAGAAGATTCTATTGATGATGAGAGTTTTGATAAGTTATGTGATGAATTATTAGAACTTGATAAGATAATCTATGAAAAAAATATGGAAATTAATGAAATAGAAACTGCAGAGAGTAATGTAATCTGTGAATGTGGTTATGTTGGAGGTATAAATGATAAATATTGTGCTGAATGTGGTAAAAAGTTTGAGTTAGATAATGAATATGATGATTTTATAGTTTGTGGATATTGTGAAAGCGAAATAGATTCAGAGTCTGAATTTTGTCCATGTTGTGGCAGAAAAATTATAATGGATTTAGAATAA
- a CDS encoding zinc ribbon domain-containing protein: MSEKKINNMNYSHNNYSKTTGEPTRKIKNSHLTLKNKEEKICSSCNKENNTKDNYCKFCGNELYEIASLRPLETKLDLKSKIKELSYHANTRGIFLTTFTTIFILFIIALIFKAIITIQFNDISYLINPAHIILALNLGQISVSMSTMMGSGFINANIGLLILLIIPILGLIISNLVFMRKRCIDSKTVLANSLGVGILYGLVLAILSIFTNVKTSSHSMLEYGYALEYSYEFFSVLLNGFVLGFICTYITTYKKSYEKENMYMSLFSNSIKIFILGYVLVLAILFVLTISDSSYLNELDMSSYSNGANLFTILPQIASYMWAFANGISVTIINSTVSIFSLGSSSLFGDTKLMFYAMGALSVLILLLNGYKLRFKYSTDNVKPVIVFSVYYAFLMGMLALFSTFILDSNINFFNTTSYGTTLIMQFKVFQTIIISFVYSFVISLLGYKLNSAD; encoded by the coding sequence ATGAGTGAAAAAAAAATAAATAATATGAATTATTCACATAATAATTATTCCAAAACGACAGGTGAACCAACTAGAAAAATAAAAAATAGTCACTTAACTCTTAAAAATAAAGAAGAAAAAATCTGTTCTAGTTGCAATAAAGAAAATAATACAAAGGATAATTACTGTAAATTTTGTGGAAATGAGCTTTATGAAATAGCATCATTAAGACCACTTGAAACAAAACTAGACTTGAAATCTAAAATAAAAGAGCTTTCATATCATGCAAATACAAGAGGAATATTTTTAACAACATTTACAACTATATTTATATTATTTATTATTGCACTGATATTTAAAGCTATTATAACTATTCAATTTAATGATATTAGTTATTTGATAAATCCAGCACATATAATCCTAGCTCTTAACTTAGGTCAAATTAGTGTATCTATGTCTACCATGATGGGCTCTGGGTTTATAAATGCTAATATAGGGTTATTGATATTACTTATAATTCCTATTTTAGGATTAATAATATCAAACTTAGTTTTTATGAGAAAAAGATGCATAGATTCAAAAACTGTATTAGCAAATTCTCTTGGAGTTGGAATTCTTTATGGATTAGTTTTAGCTATTTTATCTATTTTTACTAATGTAAAAACTAGTTCACATAGTATGTTAGAATATGGATATGCATTAGAATATAGTTATGAATTTTTTAGTGTTCTTTTAAATGGATTTGTATTAGGATTTATATGTACATACATAACTACTTATAAAAAAAGTTATGAAAAGGAAAATATGTACATGTCTCTTTTTTCAAATTCTATAAAAATATTTATATTAGGATATGTTTTAGTATTAGCAATACTATTTGTACTGACTATATCTGATAGTAGTTACTTAAATGAATTAGATATGAGTAGTTACTCAAATGGAGCGAATTTATTTACTATACTACCACAAATAGCCAGTTATATGTGGGCTTTTGCAAATGGAATTTCAGTGACTATAATAAATTCAACAGTGTCAATATTTAGTTTAGGTTCATCATCTTTATTTGGAGATACTAAATTAATGTTTTATGCAATGGGAGCTTTGTCTGTGTTAATACTATTATTAAATGGATATAAATTAAGATTTAAGTATAGTACAGATAATGTCAAGCCTGTAATAGTGTTTAGTGTGTATTATGCATTTTTAATGGGGATGTTGGCTTTGTTTAGCACCTTTATACTTGATAGTAATATTAATTTTTTTAATACAACCAGTTATGGAACAACTTTAATAATGCAATTTAAAGTATTTCAAACTATTATAATTTCATTTGTATATAGTTTTGTGATATCTTTATTAGGATATAAGCTGAACTCAGCTGATTAA
- the asnS gene encoding asparagine--tRNA ligase, whose protein sequence is MQKEFITVKELYRDKEQYIGKTVKVAGWIRTSRVSKNFGFIELNDGSFFKNMQIVFDEKVENFKEVGKLPISSSILVEGELVSTEGAKQPVEIHAKSIVVEGESDSSYPLQKKRHTLEYLRTIAHLRPRSNTFSAVFRVRSIAAYAIHKFFQERNFVYAHSPIITGSDCEGAGEMFRITTMDLNDIPKTEDGKIDYTQDFFGKEANLTVSGQLNAEIMALSFRNVYTFGPTFRAENSYTGRHASEFWMIEPEIVFADLEDNMELAEDMIKYVISYVLENAPEEMEFFNSFIDKGLLERLNKIVNSEFIRITYTKAVELLIESGHEFEYPVEWGCDLQTEHERYITEQIYNCPVFVTDYPKDIKAFYMRMNEDGKTVRAMDLLVPGVGEIVGGSQREEREDVLLDRIHEMGLREEDYWWYLELRKFGTATHSGFGLGFERIIMYMTGMSNIRDVIPFPRTPKNAEF, encoded by the coding sequence ATGCAAAAGGAATTTATAACAGTAAAAGAATTGTACAGAGATAAAGAGCAGTACATAGGGAAAACTGTAAAAGTAGCTGGATGGATAAGGACATCTAGAGTATCTAAGAACTTTGGATTTATAGAGTTAAATGATGGAAGTTTCTTTAAAAATATGCAGATAGTATTTGATGAGAAAGTAGAAAATTTTAAAGAGGTAGGAAAATTACCAATAAGCTCATCTATACTTGTAGAGGGAGAATTGGTATCTACAGAAGGAGCTAAGCAACCAGTAGAAATACATGCAAAAAGTATAGTTGTGGAAGGAGAATCAGATAGTTCATATCCACTACAAAAGAAGAGACATACACTTGAATATTTAAGAACAATAGCACATTTAAGACCAAGAAGTAATACTTTTTCAGCTGTATTTAGAGTAAGATCAATAGCTGCATATGCAATACACAAGTTTTTCCAAGAAAGAAACTTTGTATATGCACATTCTCCAATCATCACAGGTAGTGACTGTGAAGGTGCAGGAGAAATGTTTAGAATAACAACTATGGATTTAAATGATATTCCAAAAACAGAAGATGGCAAAATAGACTATACTCAAGATTTTTTTGGAAAAGAAGCTAATTTAACGGTTAGTGGTCAATTAAATGCTGAAATAATGGCACTTTCTTTTAGAAATGTTTATACTTTTGGACCTACATTTAGAGCAGAAAATTCTTATACGGGAAGACATGCTTCAGAATTCTGGATGATAGAGCCAGAGATAGTTTTTGCAGACCTTGAAGATAACATGGAACTTGCAGAAGATATGATAAAATATGTTATAAGCTATGTTTTAGAAAATGCTCCTGAAGAAATGGAATTCTTTAATAGTTTTATAGATAAAGGATTATTAGAAAGATTAAACAAGATAGTAAATTCTGAATTTATTAGAATAACATATACTAAAGCAGTGGAGTTATTGATTGAATCAGGTCATGAATTTGAGTATCCTGTTGAGTGGGGATGTGACCTTCAAACTGAGCATGAAAGATATATAACAGAGCAAATATATAATTGTCCAGTTTTTGTTACAGATTATCCAAAAGATATAAAAGCTTTCTACATGAGAATGAATGAAGATGGAAAAACTGTTAGAGCAATGGATTTATTAGTTCCTGGAGTTGGAGAAATCGTAGGAGGTTCTCAAAGAGAAGAAAGAGAAGATGTGTTGTTAGATAGAATTCATGAAATGGGATTAAGAGAAGAAGATTATTGGTGGTACTTAGAACTTAGAAAATTTGGTACTGCTACTCACTCTGGATTTGGTCTTGGATTTGAAAGAATAATTATGTATATGACAGGTATGTCTAACATAAGAGACGTTATACCTTTCCCAAGAACTCCTAAAAATGCTGAGTTTTAA
- a CDS encoding DUF3787 domain-containing protein: MENKKARALKGRDNKRLRSPLLVGNESTAAWADVEKLKPHSKVSVPSLKGVEEAKDWVDNGSKL; the protein is encoded by the coding sequence TTGGAAAATAAAAAAGCAAGAGCATTAAAAGGTAGAGATAATAAAAGACTTAGAAGTCCACTTTTAGTTGGAAATGAGTCAACAGCAGCATGGGCTGATGTTGAAAAATTAAAACCTCATAGTAAAGTTTCAGTACCTTCACTTAAGGGTGTTGAAGAAGCAAAAGATTGGGTTGATAATGGAAGTAAGTTATAA
- a CDS encoding S8 family peptidase: MEKSYCIIYQGDIETALQENGINRYMVLNSQLAVIYVPIDFDETILNNILQVAWWEESAPMSSLIDITNNVDNGETITTAAETEYIYENPYNDITGRGILLAVIDSGIDYLHPDFINADGTSKVLYLWDQEANTNSPPEGFIFGSEFTRSELNTAINRNDRSLSQDNIGTGTLASGILVGNGRVNSQYRGIATESDLIVVKLKSYIGTYYAGRINYSVSDFLAAITYVTNIARTENKPLIINLTIGVKSGAVATTSILDTFNILSSAGVVVVSGAGNQGNTDIHYSGSFSRVGEVQDVIIQDGDDYALDITLNTNGPDKIGAQIISPSGEVSHDIRYSPDFYIYRGKFNLENTTYAMRFIYPYITSGKENLEMRLRDIKPGVWTLRLTSELVIGGGYDIYLPNKNLIAQDTRFLDPDSIATITMYAASDDVITVGAFNNKTDSMWIGSSKGPIRGRGIKPDIVAPGVDIISTYKNGTYNTCTGTGVSSSIVTGVLALLMEYLEKQDNIPRLALFTQVLKTYLILGATKLDIYTYPNVSQGYGILNLKNTIQQIANTL, from the coding sequence ATGGAAAAATCTTATTGTATAATTTATCAAGGTGATATAGAAACTGCACTTCAAGAAAATGGAATAAATAGGTATATGGTCTTAAATAGTCAGCTTGCAGTAATATATGTACCTATAGATTTTGATGAAACTATTTTAAATAATATATTGCAAGTTGCTTGGTGGGAAGAATCTGCTCCAATGAGCAGTCTAATTGATATAACTAATAATGTAGATAATGGAGAAACTATTACAACAGCAGCTGAAACTGAGTATATCTATGAAAATCCATATAATGATATAACAGGAAGAGGAATTTTATTGGCAGTTATAGATTCTGGTATAGATTATTTGCATCCTGACTTTATAAATGCCGATGGAACCAGTAAAGTTTTATATTTATGGGACCAAGAAGCAAATACAAATTCGCCTCCGGAAGGTTTTATTTTTGGAAGTGAATTTACAAGAAGTGAGTTAAATACAGCCATAAATAGAAATGATAGAAGTTTAAGTCAAGATAATATAGGAACTGGAACTTTAGCTTCCGGTATACTGGTTGGAAATGGAAGAGTAAACTCACAGTATAGAGGTATTGCTACAGAATCAGATTTAATAGTGGTGAAATTAAAATCATATATTGGTACTTATTATGCTGGAAGGATAAATTACAGTGTTTCAGATTTTTTAGCAGCTATAACATATGTTACTAATATAGCACGAACAGAAAATAAGCCTCTGATAATAAATTTGACCATTGGAGTTAAGTCAGGTGCTGTAGCAACTACCTCAATATTAGATACATTTAATATATTGAGCAGTGCTGGTGTAGTAGTAGTGAGTGGTGCAGGAAATCAAGGGAATACAGATATTCATTATTCTGGAAGTTTTAGCCGTGTAGGTGAGGTTCAAGATGTAATAATACAAGATGGAGATGACTATGCACTTGATATAACTTTAAATACGAATGGCCCAGATAAAATAGGAGCACAAATAATATCTCCTTCAGGTGAAGTCAGTCATGATATAAGATATTCTCCAGATTTTTATATATATAGAGGAAAATTTAATTTAGAAAATACTACTTATGCAATGCGATTTATTTATCCTTATATTACTTCTGGAAAAGAAAATCTGGAGATGAGATTAAGAGATATAAAGCCTGGTGTATGGACTTTAAGATTAACTTCAGAACTTGTAATCGGAGGAGGATATGACATATACTTGCCAAATAAAAACTTGATAGCTCAAGATACAAGATTTTTAGACCCTGATTCAATAGCTACGATAACTATGTATGCTGCTAGTGATGATGTAATTACAGTTGGTGCATTTAATAATAAGACTGATAGTATGTGGATTGGTTCTTCAAAAGGACCAATTAGAGGGAGAGGAATTAAGCCAGATATAGTAGCTCCAGGTGTAGATATAATATCTACATATAAAAATGGAACATATAATACATGTACAGGTACAGGAGTGAGTAGTTCTATAGTAACTGGCGTTTTAGCTTTATTAATGGAATACTTAGAAAAACAAGATAATATACCGAGATTAGCACTCTTTACGCAAGTTTTAAAAACGTATTTGATATTGGGAGCTACAAAACTTGATATATATACATATCCAAATGTATCACAGGGATATGGAATTTTAAATTTAAAAAATACAATTCAACAGATAGCAAATACTCTATAA
- a CDS encoding S8 family serine peptidase, giving the protein MIIINYELIVKYNGDILRLEQELGVSVEILNPSYAIITSSNEEDINALLTYPEIEFIEKPFILQTQDVQSFSSTGITGFKNRTGLTGKGTIIGIIDSGIDYTLPVFRDSDGRSKILYYWDQSIQGNPPEGFREGTLYTNEDINNAIAGNMYIPISTTSLHGTHVGGICATIASDARIIVVRVGNIQTDVFSRSTEFMRAIKFILDRALELRMPVTLNISYGSNEGSHRGTSLFEQYIDDMCLFWKNNIVIAAGNNADKGGHKRIRLQNNTTEEVEFVVGEGERILNVNIWPDFVDDFSVHLVNPSNNQTQSISLTSGEIRNTLGETRITGYFYPIAPYSLTRRVTLQLSSNTQITPGLWRIVFEPIDIVTGNVNIYLPTSEGLNRNTRFLIPTQELTVTVPGTASRVITVGSFNSRTDIVSIFSGEGDTQLGVFKPDLLAPGENIISFLPGGTSGALTGTSMATPHVTGVCSLFMEWGIVNGNDLFLYSQKLRALLLRGARRLSNQSYPNNSSGFGFLDLSDIDLYTLSSINQDLEAEDLEYRSTKKLFKGEENNYKAIDGYNTNTKDEIRQESFYHEYMKRQTGTLAGINIIHTPEFESELNALGMGFDFFKLSDSLGILPINADDYNSIQRILELPSIIRSESTIKMSLLGEINQGTFGGVVATEEIGVNFFKNNPNITITGRGTIIAIADTGIDYLHRDFIYPDGTSKILYLWDQTKDGNPPEGFYIGTEYTREDINRAIANNDPSLSQDEVGQGTMLSGICAGLGNVNSEYAGIAEEAELIIIKLAKIDGFYNNAMLFAASQYAYKKAFELGRPIVVNVSLGSSSLVGLTNRSNSEKAFFTRGLCLIAGAGNEGNTQTHTSGRIPPTGFVDIELELNEDEEEVSLELWLNKPDKADVIIISPSGEESKSVGVSSYNRITGLFDLEGTEYFITYVYPTTFSGQQFTNITLRNAKRGVWKVRLIGVYIINGIYNLYLPNRVFLKSGTRFRQVDPFYTINYPAVQDDLITVGAYNTINNSLWQSSSRGPTIEDRLKPDLVAPGVSIIAAYPGNRYATITGTAAASAHVSGAAAMYFQYTFVDGRYPNQAYVQKLKTFLQAGAKKDSNTVYPNTSVGYGALDVRGMFDVLR; this is encoded by the coding sequence GTGATTATAATAAATTATGAATTAATTGTAAAATATAATGGAGATATATTGAGATTAGAACAAGAATTAGGTGTATCAGTAGAGATACTTAATCCATCATATGCAATAATAACATCAAGTAATGAAGAAGATATAAATGCACTTTTAACTTATCCAGAAATTGAATTTATAGAAAAACCTTTTATATTACAAACGCAGGATGTACAAAGTTTTTCAAGTACAGGAATAACAGGTTTTAAAAATAGAACTGGCTTAACTGGAAAAGGAACTATAATTGGTATAATCGATTCGGGTATAGATTATACTCTACCTGTATTTAGAGATAGTGATGGAAGGTCTAAAATATTATATTATTGGGACCAGTCTATTCAAGGAAATCCACCAGAAGGTTTTAGAGAAGGTACATTGTATACTAATGAAGATATAAATAATGCTATAGCTGGAAATATGTATATACCGATTTCAACAACTAGTTTACATGGTACACACGTTGGAGGCATTTGTGCAACCATTGCAAGTGATGCTAGGATAATAGTGGTAAGAGTAGGGAATATACAGACAGATGTTTTTTCGAGAAGTACAGAGTTTATGAGGGCAATTAAATTCATTTTAGACAGAGCATTAGAATTAAGAATGCCTGTTACATTAAATATAAGTTATGGAAGTAATGAAGGTTCACATAGAGGAACATCCTTATTTGAACAATATATAGATGATATGTGTTTGTTTTGGAAAAACAATATAGTTATAGCAGCTGGAAATAACGCAGATAAAGGTGGTCATAAAAGGATTAGACTTCAAAATAATACTACAGAGGAAGTTGAGTTTGTAGTTGGAGAAGGAGAACGTATATTAAATGTAAACATATGGCCAGATTTTGTTGATGATTTTAGTGTACATTTAGTAAATCCATCAAATAATCAAACACAATCAATTTCTCTAACTTCAGGTGAAATAAGAAATACTTTGGGGGAAACCAGAATAACAGGTTATTTTTATCCTATAGCTCCATATTCTCTTACAAGAAGAGTTACTTTACAATTGAGTTCAAATACACAGATAACCCCTGGTTTATGGAGAATTGTATTTGAACCAATAGACATAGTAACTGGTAATGTAAACATATACTTACCAACTTCTGAAGGATTAAATAGAAATACAAGGTTTCTAATTCCTACTCAAGAACTTACTGTAACAGTTCCTGGGACAGCAAGTAGAGTTATAACAGTGGGTAGTTTCAATTCAAGAACAGACATAGTATCTATATTTTCTGGAGAAGGAGATACACAATTAGGTGTATTTAAACCAGATTTATTAGCTCCAGGTGAAAATATAATATCTTTTTTACCAGGAGGTACAAGTGGAGCATTAACTGGAACAAGTATGGCTACTCCTCATGTCACAGGAGTTTGTTCTTTGTTTATGGAATGGGGAATTGTAAATGGAAATGATTTGTTTTTGTATTCTCAGAAATTAAGAGCATTACTTTTAAGAGGGGCAAGGAGATTGAGCAATCAATCTTATCCAAATAATTCATCAGGCTTTGGATTTTTAGATTTATCAGATATAGATTTATACACTCTATCTAGTATAAATCAGGACTTAGAAGCAGAAGACCTTGAATATAGAAGTACTAAAAAGTTATTTAAAGGTGAAGAAAATAATTATAAAGCTATAGATGGTTACAATACGAACACAAAAGATGAAATTAGACAAGAGAGTTTTTATCATGAGTATATGAAGAGACAAACAGGGACTTTGGCAGGAATAAATATAATTCATACTCCTGAATTTGAAAGTGAGTTAAATGCTCTAGGTATGGGTTTTGATTTTTTTAAATTGAGTGATTCTCTAGGTATATTGCCTATAAATGCTGATGATTACAATAGTATACAAAGGATACTAGAACTTCCATCAATTATAAGGTCAGAATCAACTATAAAAATGTCTTTGCTTGGAGAGATTAATCAAGGTACTTTTGGAGGTGTAGTTGCAACAGAAGAAATAGGTGTAAATTTCTTTAAAAATAATCCAAATATTACTATAACGGGTAGAGGTACCATTATAGCAATTGCAGATACAGGAATAGACTATTTACACAGAGATTTTATTTATCCAGATGGAACTTCAAAAATACTATATTTGTGGGACCAAACAAAAGATGGAAATCCACCAGAAGGTTTTTATATTGGAACAGAATATACACGAGAAGATATAAATAGAGCTATTGCAAATAATGACCCTAGTCTATCTCAAGATGAAGTTGGTCAAGGAACTATGTTAAGTGGTATATGTGCAGGGCTTGGAAATGTAAATAGTGAATATGCAGGTATAGCAGAAGAGGCTGAACTTATAATAATAAAACTTGCTAAGATAGATGGTTTTTATAATAATGCAATGTTGTTTGCTGCATCTCAGTACGCATATAAAAAAGCTTTTGAACTTGGAAGACCAATAGTTGTAAATGTATCTTTGGGTAGTAGTAGTTTGGTTGGTTTAACTAATAGAAGTAATAGTGAAAAAGCATTTTTTACTAGAGGGCTATGTCTAATAGCAGGAGCAGGAAATGAGGGAAATACTCAAACACATACATCTGGTAGGATACCACCCACAGGTTTTGTTGATATTGAGTTGGAGTTAAATGAAGATGAAGAAGAAGTATCATTAGAACTTTGGTTAAATAAGCCAGATAAGGCAGATGTAATAATAATATCACCTTCAGGTGAGGAAAGTAAAAGTGTTGGTGTATCAAGTTATAATAGGATTACAGGTTTATTTGATTTAGAAGGAACTGAGTATTTTATAACGTATGTATATCCAACTACTTTTTCAGGTCAGCAGTTTACGAATATTACTTTGAGAAATGCTAAAAGAGGAGTATGGAAAGTTAGGTTAATTGGAGTTTATATTATAAATGGAATATACAATTTATACCTGCCAAACAGAGTGTTTTTAAAAAGTGGAACTAGATTTAGACAGGTTGATCCTTTTTATACTATAAATTATCCTGCTGTTCAGGATGATTTAATAACTGTAGGAGCCTATAATACTATTAATAATAGTTTATGGCAAAGTTCATCAAGAGGTCCAACTATTGAAGATAGATTGAAGCCAGATTTAGTAGCACCAGGAGTTAGTATAATAGCAGCTTACCCTGGAAATAGGTATGCAACCATAACAGGGACAGCAGCAGCAAGTGCACATGTATCAGGTGCAGCAGCAATGTATTTTCAATATACTTTTGTTGACGGTAGATATCCAAATCAAGCATATGTTCAAAAACTAAAAACATTTCTGCAAGCTGGAGCTAAAAAAGATTCAAATACAGTATATCCAAACACAAGCGTTGGATATGGAGCTTTGGATGTTAGAGGCATGTTTGATGTTTTAAGGTAG